A stretch of the Bacillus anthracis str. Vollum genome encodes the following:
- a CDS encoding cysteine hydrolase family protein, giving the protein MNTCDILIVIDLQNGVCYSEEHLFDLKNLLTKVNKRISSYRKLNKPIIFVQHCDDDLVPEKELWAIHSDLDVQEQDFFIRKTHANSFFKTNLIEILDQLSVQRIEFCGAQTEYCMDATIKFAHGLGYENFMVQKATSTLNNPFMSAKETIDFYENIWNNRFLKLIKDEI; this is encoded by the coding sequence GTTATTGATTTACAAAATGGAGTATGTTATAGCGAAGAACATTTATTCGATTTAAAAAACTTACTTACAAAAGTAAATAAAAGAATTTCTTCATACAGAAAATTAAATAAACCAATCATTTTTGTTCAACATTGTGACGATGATTTAGTACCCGAAAAAGAACTTTGGGCTATTCATTCTGATCTAGATGTTCAAGAGCAAGATTTTTTTATAAGAAAAACACATGCAAATTCGTTTTTTAAAACTAACTTAATAGAAATTTTAGACCAATTATCTGTACAGCGTATTGAATTTTGTGGTGCCCAAACTGAGTACTGCATGGATGCTACGATTAAATTTGCCCATGGACTAGGGTACGAAAACTTCATGGTACAGAAAGCAACGTCTACGTTAAATAATCCATTTATGTCCGCAAAAGAGACAATTGATTTTTATGAAAATATATGGAACAACAGATTTTTAAAATTGATAAAAGATGAAATCTAG
- a CDS encoding ArsR/SmtB family transcription factor gives MLETFQKEIELYESNAELLKVLAHPVRLCIVKGLIERGPSNVSTMYTGLNMPQSTISQHLAKLKSAKIVSSERKGLEIYYKVENETIIQLVRVLLG, from the coding sequence ATGTTAGAAACCTTTCAAAAAGAAATAGAACTATATGAAAGCAATGCAGAATTATTGAAAGTACTTGCTCATCCTGTTCGCTTATGTATTGTAAAAGGATTAATTGAACGTGGTCCAAGCAACGTTTCTACAATGTACACTGGCTTAAACATGCCACAATCTACAATTTCACAGCATTTAGCAAAATTAAAAAGTGCTAAAATCGTTTCAAGCGAAAGAAAAGGTTTGGAAATTTATTACAAAGTAGAAAACGAGACAATTATTCAACTCGTTCGCGTATTATTGGGTTAG
- a CDS encoding class I SAM-dependent methyltransferase — MGMELILKEWMEKEKDYSISYSTYMKLALYAEEHGYYMKEREKIGRQGDFFTSSNVSSAFAKTFAKFFVRLVENGEVAPNICEIGGGTGRFAYDVLQEWKQLSPETFINLNYSMIEMSPFHRKLQQKSLCSFSNVSYYTSHSEMGESFEGILFSNELFDAFPVEVIEKRNGILYEVRVTYTEEGKLAEVCRPLHKRIGRYLLKYNIHLAEGQRFEVPIAMEEFIKEIAKWFQRGVCITVDYGYTKEEWMHPAHQEGSLRGYYEHKLIRNPLAHPGEMDLTTHIHWDELKEMFSLQGMNTVWHKKQSEFLLAAGILDQLTNHQDRNPFSETQKQNRAVRSMILNGGLGNAFDVVIHTKHMQQLHLDRYLKI, encoded by the coding sequence ATGGGGATGGAGCTCATTTTAAAAGAATGGATGGAAAAAGAAAAGGATTATTCAATTTCATACAGTACATATATGAAACTCGCATTATACGCAGAGGAACATGGATACTATATGAAAGAACGTGAAAAAATAGGAAGACAAGGGGATTTTTTTACAAGTAGCAACGTATCTTCTGCTTTTGCAAAAACCTTTGCTAAGTTTTTTGTTCGTCTTGTTGAAAATGGTGAAGTTGCTCCGAATATTTGTGAGATTGGTGGGGGAACAGGAAGGTTTGCCTATGATGTTTTACAAGAATGGAAGCAATTATCACCGGAAACTTTTATTAATTTAAACTATTCGATGATTGAAATGAGCCCTTTTCATAGAAAATTACAGCAGAAAAGTCTTTGTTCGTTTTCTAACGTGTCATACTATACGTCGCATAGTGAAATGGGAGAATCATTCGAAGGGATTCTTTTTTCAAATGAGTTATTTGATGCATTTCCTGTTGAAGTAATTGAGAAGAGAAATGGAATATTGTATGAAGTACGTGTTACGTACACAGAGGAAGGGAAACTTGCAGAAGTATGTAGGCCGTTACATAAAAGAATTGGTCGATACTTATTGAAATATAATATTCATCTTGCTGAAGGCCAGCGTTTTGAAGTACCGATTGCGATGGAAGAATTTATAAAAGAAATTGCGAAATGGTTTCAACGAGGTGTATGTATTACAGTTGATTATGGATATACAAAAGAAGAATGGATGCATCCTGCACATCAAGAAGGAAGTTTACGAGGATATTACGAGCATAAGTTAATTCGTAATCCTTTAGCGCATCCAGGTGAGATGGATCTTACTACTCATATTCATTGGGACGAATTGAAAGAGATGTTTAGTCTGCAAGGTATGAATACGGTATGGCATAAGAAACAATCTGAGTTTTTGTTAGCAGCAGGGATACTAGATCAGCTTACAAATCACCAAGATAGGAATCCTTTTTCTGAAACTCAAAAACAAAATCGTGCAGTTCGTTCTATGATTTTGAATGGAGGATTAGGGAATGCATTTGATGTTGTTATACATACGAAACATATGCAACAGTTACACTTGGATCGGTATTTGAAAATATAA
- a CDS encoding MBL fold metallo-hydrolase: protein MKWIQMPLGPLQTNAYILKNDKNECVIFDPGHEGEKLVTYLQEEQLKPLAVLLTHAHFDHIGAVDAVRDAFHIPVYVHKEEDWLGDATVNGSQIFMMNRSITAKPADHIIDAEGTLAIGSFNFEIFETPGHSPGSISYYCKEASAVFSGDVLFQMSIGRTDLPGGSFAELIGSIEEKLFVLPDETAVLCGHGPETSIGFEKENNPFLQ, encoded by the coding sequence ATGAAATGGATACAAATGCCGTTAGGCCCATTACAAACAAATGCTTATATTTTAAAGAATGATAAAAATGAGTGTGTTATCTTTGATCCTGGTCATGAAGGAGAGAAGCTCGTTACATATTTACAAGAAGAGCAATTAAAGCCACTGGCTGTTTTATTAACACATGCTCACTTTGATCATATTGGCGCTGTTGATGCGGTAAGAGACGCTTTTCATATTCCTGTGTACGTACATAAAGAAGAAGATTGGTTAGGGGATGCAACTGTAAATGGTTCTCAAATTTTTATGATGAATCGCAGTATTACAGCAAAACCAGCAGATCATATTATTGATGCAGAAGGTACATTAGCAATTGGTTCATTTAATTTTGAAATTTTTGAGACGCCAGGACATTCTCCAGGTAGTATTTCTTATTATTGTAAAGAGGCGAGTGCTGTATTTTCTGGAGATGTATTGTTCCAAATGAGCATCGGAAGAACAGATTTACCTGGTGGAAGTTTTGCTGAATTGATTGGAAGTATTGAAGAGAAATTATTTGTATTACCTGATGAAACAGCGGTGCTATGTGGACATGGTCCAGAAACAAGCATTGGTTTTGAAAAAGAAAATAATCCATTTTTACAGTAA
- a CDS encoding DUF2759 domain-containing protein: protein MGLVIIFTLVTLLAVFATLRTLREKNFLAGGFAIATVLVFGWFTIMTVLYNGYPPAA from the coding sequence ATGGGCCTTGTTATTATTTTTACGCTTGTCACTCTGTTAGCTGTATTTGCTACGCTTAGAACACTTCGGGAAAAGAATTTTCTCGCGGGTGGCTTTGCCATTGCAACTGTACTCGTTTTCGGATGGTTTACAATCATGACTGTTCTATATAACGGGTACCCACCAGCAGCTTAA